A genomic window from Nocardioides rotundus includes:
- a CDS encoding LysR family transcriptional regulator encodes MDRRQLEYFLAVVDAGSFTAAARSHHISQPSLSHAIATLERTLGVRLFERLGRGVRLTAAGEALVAPARHTLRAFALAQGAVRSVGETDSGSLRIITTTLWSMEPLAQLVGTFRRLHPAVDFVIADPEDRTEVLEQLRAGDQEFGLVEGEVTDRSLRGLVLARPRLVAVLPPRALPGTTVVTPADLRAVGVISTPPGTSLHHLTRSFLGAGSEPIAPAVRTAHLASVVPMVLAGAGAALLPDRLAEESATRGVRVLPLQQEMKLEVRLVWRADGLGPLAEQFLALATAETGRPGEE; translated from the coding sequence ATGGATCGCCGCCAGCTGGAGTACTTCCTCGCCGTCGTGGACGCGGGCAGCTTCACCGCGGCCGCCCGGAGCCACCACATCTCCCAGCCCTCGCTGTCGCACGCGATCGCGACACTGGAGCGCACCCTGGGCGTGCGCCTCTTCGAGCGCCTGGGCCGCGGGGTGCGCCTGACCGCAGCGGGCGAGGCGCTGGTCGCCCCGGCCCGGCACACGCTGCGGGCCTTCGCCCTGGCGCAGGGCGCGGTGCGCAGCGTGGGCGAGACCGACTCCGGGTCGCTGCGGATCATCACCACGACCCTGTGGTCGATGGAGCCGCTGGCCCAGCTGGTCGGGACCTTCCGCCGCCTGCATCCGGCCGTGGACTTCGTGATCGCCGATCCCGAGGACCGCACCGAGGTGCTGGAGCAGCTGCGCGCGGGCGACCAGGAGTTCGGCCTGGTCGAGGGCGAGGTGACCGACCGCAGCCTGCGCGGCCTGGTGCTGGCGCGGCCGCGTCTGGTGGCGGTGCTGCCGCCGCGGGCGCTGCCGGGCACCACGGTGGTGACGCCGGCGGACCTGCGCGCCGTGGGGGTGATCAGCACCCCACCCGGCACGTCGCTGCACCACCTCACGCGGTCCTTCCTCGGCGCGGGGAGCGAGCCGATCGCGCCCGCCGTACGCACCGCGCACCTGGCGTCGGTGGTGCCGATGGTGCTCGCCGGCGCCGGGGCGGCGCTGCTGCCGGACCGGCTGGCCGAGGAGTCCGCGACCCGCGGTGTCCGGGTCCTGCCCCTGCAGCAGGAGATGAAGCTGGAGGTGCGGCTGGTCTGGCGCGCCGACGGGCTGGGGCCGCTGGCCGAGCAGTTCCTGGCGCTGGCCACGGCGGAGACCGGCCGCCCGGGTGAGGAATAG
- a CDS encoding aldo/keto reductase produces the protein MTVPSIQLNDGTNIPQLGVGVFQVEPGRTAQVVSDALEVGYRHIDTAQMYGNEAEVGQAIRDSGIQRSDLYVTTKLNNGYHEPDAARRALDESLEKLGPIDLFLIHWPLPTLYDGDFVATWKALEEFRGAGDVRSIGVSNFQPEHLKRIIDETGVVPVVNQVEVHPYFANEAVRRADADYQIATEAWSPIAQGDVLTDPVITAIAEETGRTPAQVTLRWHVQRGDIVFPKSNNRERLQQNFEIFDFNLDSDQMARIDGLNRGEEGRRGPNPDTFDYVPE, from the coding sequence ATGACTGTTCCCAGCATCCAGCTCAATGACGGCACCAACATCCCCCAGCTCGGCGTGGGCGTCTTCCAGGTCGAGCCCGGCCGCACCGCCCAGGTGGTGAGCGACGCCCTCGAGGTCGGCTACCGCCACATCGACACCGCGCAGATGTACGGCAACGAGGCGGAGGTCGGCCAGGCGATCCGCGACTCCGGCATCCAGCGCTCGGACCTCTACGTCACCACCAAGCTGAACAACGGCTACCACGAGCCCGACGCGGCGCGGCGCGCGCTCGACGAGTCCCTGGAGAAGCTCGGCCCGATCGACCTGTTCCTCATCCACTGGCCGCTGCCGACGCTCTACGACGGTGACTTCGTGGCGACCTGGAAGGCGCTGGAGGAGTTCCGCGGCGCCGGCGACGTGCGCTCCATCGGCGTCTCCAACTTCCAGCCCGAGCACCTCAAGCGGATCATCGACGAGACCGGCGTGGTGCCGGTGGTCAACCAGGTGGAGGTGCACCCCTACTTCGCCAACGAGGCGGTCCGCCGGGCCGACGCCGACTACCAGATCGCCACCGAGGCGTGGTCGCCGATCGCCCAGGGTGACGTCCTGACCGACCCGGTGATCACCGCGATCGCCGAGGAGACGGGGCGCACCCCGGCCCAGGTGACCCTGCGCTGGCACGTGCAGCGCGGCGACATCGTCTTCCCGAAGTCGAACAACCGCGAGCGGCTGCAGCAGAACTTCGAGATCTTCGACTTCAACCTCGACTCCGACCAGATGGCGAGGATCGACGGGCTGAACCGGGGCGAGGAGGGTCGCCGCGGCCCCAACCCGGACACCTTCGACTACGTCCCCGAGTGA
- a CDS encoding MFS transporter, with the protein MTAGPSSDFRLRDVWLAAYGPSLVASVGYGAVGPVLALQARALGASYSTAALVVALMPLGMLLASLPSGAVIARIGERRMLVWAGVVDAVAMAGAALAPTPWLLGAAAFVSGVAWTAFLIARQGFMILAVPMAFRARAMSLLGGTFRVGVLVGPVLGAGLIHWSGLPAVFWLACGTSLAAGLLAAVVTDLGEAEHLAAAAGPRPSVWSVLREHRRVLAVVGTAVIVIGASRSVRTSLLPLWADFIGLPGSTISLIFAITAAIDLAFLIPGGWVMDRVGRTVVAVPVVLSVAVGALLLPLTDGPVGVTLVMSLIALGNGLGSGIVMTLGADTAPTSGRSQFLGAWRLCGAIGTSSGPLLVSGAALVAPLAVACVVIGVLSLLGTAWVAHAVLGVDRQLRVSPPGP; encoded by the coding sequence GTGACCGCCGGCCCCTCCTCCGACTTCCGGCTGCGCGACGTCTGGCTGGCGGCCTACGGGCCGAGCCTGGTCGCCTCGGTCGGGTACGGCGCCGTCGGGCCGGTCCTGGCCCTGCAGGCGCGGGCCCTGGGCGCCAGCTACAGCACCGCCGCGCTGGTCGTCGCGCTGATGCCGCTCGGGATGCTGCTGGCTTCCCTGCCCAGCGGCGCGGTGATCGCCCGGATCGGCGAGCGCCGGATGCTGGTCTGGGCGGGCGTCGTCGACGCGGTCGCGATGGCCGGTGCGGCACTCGCCCCGACGCCGTGGCTGCTGGGTGCGGCGGCGTTCGTCAGCGGCGTCGCGTGGACGGCCTTCCTCATCGCCCGGCAGGGCTTCATGATCCTGGCCGTCCCGATGGCGTTCCGCGCCCGCGCGATGTCGCTGCTCGGCGGCACGTTCCGGGTCGGCGTCCTCGTCGGCCCGGTGCTCGGGGCGGGCCTCATCCACTGGTCCGGCCTGCCGGCCGTCTTCTGGCTCGCCTGCGGCACCTCGCTGGCCGCGGGGCTGCTCGCCGCGGTCGTGACCGATCTCGGGGAGGCCGAGCACCTGGCCGCGGCGGCGGGGCCGCGCCCCTCGGTGTGGTCGGTGCTGCGGGAGCATCGCCGGGTGCTGGCCGTCGTCGGCACGGCGGTGATCGTCATCGGCGCCTCCCGGTCGGTGCGCACCTCGCTGCTGCCGCTGTGGGCGGACTTCATCGGGCTGCCGGGCAGCACGATCAGCCTGATCTTCGCGATCACCGCCGCAATCGACCTGGCCTTCCTGATCCCGGGCGGCTGGGTCATGGACCGGGTCGGCCGCACCGTGGTCGCCGTACCCGTCGTCCTCTCCGTCGCCGTGGGCGCGCTGCTGCTGCCGCTGACCGACGGGCCGGTCGGGGTCACGCTGGTGATGTCGCTGATCGCCCTGGGCAACGGGCTGGGCTCGGGCATCGTGATGACCCTGGGAGCCGACACCGCGCCCACCTCGGGGCGCTCGCAGTTCCTCGGCGCCTGGCGCCTGTGCGGGGCGATCGGCACGTCGAGCGGGCCGCTGCTGGTGAGCGGCGCGGCACTGGTCGCGCCCCTGGCCGTGGCCTGCGTGGTGATCGGCGTGCTGTCCCTGCTGGGAACCGCCTGGGTGGCCCACGCCGTCCTCGGGGTGGACCGGCAGCTGCGGGTCAGCCCACCTGGACCGTGA
- a CDS encoding NADP-dependent oxidoreductase, producing MRQMQIDRFGGPEELYVAEAPAPQAGPGQVVVRVEAAGVNPLDHKIRDGSSGLAARIAPEDFPLVLGRECCGVVESAGEGADLEPGQRVFGMVALSDPVGRCYAEQVAVDASAFAPAPDGVPSTVLGGAALASYTAWTAVHDLARVQPGETVLVHGAGGGVGQLMVQLAVRAGARVYGTASAEKADRVRSLGATPVDYASEDFRSVVPPPDVVLDGVYFSTFEPSLDHLAPGGRVVVLPTLADLTPAQERGIEAHIPSISPDRAVLAQVGGLLATGDLSIEVGQTFPLEGAADAQRLLEEGHARGKVVLEVG from the coding sequence ATGCGTCAGATGCAGATCGACCGCTTCGGCGGACCCGAGGAGCTCTACGTGGCCGAGGCACCCGCCCCGCAGGCGGGGCCGGGCCAGGTGGTGGTCCGGGTGGAGGCCGCGGGGGTGAACCCGCTGGACCACAAGATCCGCGACGGGTCCTCCGGGCTGGCGGCGAGGATCGCGCCCGAGGACTTCCCCCTGGTGCTGGGCCGGGAGTGCTGCGGCGTCGTGGAGTCCGCGGGCGAGGGGGCCGACCTCGAGCCCGGGCAGCGGGTCTTCGGGATGGTCGCGCTCTCCGACCCGGTCGGGCGGTGCTACGCCGAACAGGTCGCGGTCGACGCCTCCGCCTTCGCCCCCGCGCCCGACGGGGTCCCCTCCACGGTGCTGGGCGGCGCCGCGCTGGCGTCGTACACCGCGTGGACCGCCGTCCACGACCTGGCACGCGTGCAGCCCGGCGAGACGGTGCTGGTGCACGGCGCCGGGGGCGGCGTCGGCCAGCTCATGGTGCAGCTGGCGGTGCGAGCCGGTGCGCGCGTCTACGGCACGGCGAGCGCCGAGAAGGCCGACCGGGTGCGCTCGCTGGGGGCTACGCCGGTCGACTACGCCTCGGAGGACTTCCGGTCGGTCGTCCCGCCGCCGGACGTCGTGCTCGACGGGGTCTACTTCTCCACCTTCGAGCCGTCGCTGGATCACCTGGCGCCCGGCGGCCGCGTCGTCGTCCTCCCCACCCTCGCCGACCTGACCCCCGCGCAGGAGCGGGGAATCGAGGCGCACATCCCGTCGATCTCGCCCGATCGCGCGGTGCTCGCGCAGGTGGGCGGGCTGCTCGCCACCGGGGACCTGTCGATCGAGGTCGGGCAGACGTTCCCCCTCGAGGGCGCCGCCGACGCGCAGCGGCTCCTGGAGGAGGGCCACGCCCGGGGGAAGGTCGTGCTCGAGGTCGGCTGA
- a CDS encoding VOC family protein — translation MTTPQLYSCLRFTDAERAIDFVSALGFAEVLVVRSPDDPAIIEHAQFRWRDNGGIMLGSERDGVGPTVGSGCVNLVVASDEDVDRVLAAALGAGGRQLNEPSHAPYGGRNVAVADPEGNVWNIDSYPGEE, via the coding sequence ATGACCACACCACAGCTCTACTCCTGTCTGCGCTTCACCGACGCCGAGCGGGCCATCGACTTCGTCAGCGCGCTCGGGTTCGCGGAGGTGCTCGTCGTGCGCAGCCCCGACGACCCCGCGATCATCGAGCACGCCCAGTTCCGCTGGCGGGACAACGGCGGGATCATGCTCGGCTCCGAGCGGGACGGGGTCGGACCCACCGTCGGCTCGGGGTGCGTCAACCTCGTCGTCGCCTCCGACGAGGACGTCGACCGGGTCCTCGCCGCGGCCCTGGGCGCCGGGGGTCGGCAGCTCAACGAGCCTTCGCATGCGCCGTACGGCGGCCGCAACGTCGCCGTCGCCGACCCCGAGGGCAACGTCTGGAACATCGACTCCTATCCCGGCGAGGAGTGA
- a CDS encoding helix-turn-helix transcriptional regulator, with product MPAVTRALHPALAPYVVSCVGFDFVLPPETVHHGLPSPTLTVVLSFDEPLDCGWLGEEGSEDYWSLVSGLHDTPALIRTHGRQHGLQLALTPLGARALLGLPAGELGRTIVSPEATRELREALPGDLHDRLSFAGWAERFDVVEAHLLARLHHDERPSEMVDPVAEAWRLLVDSGGRLAVDEVAVRVGWSRRHLQARFAAEFGIGPKRLGRVVRFDRAHRLQESGVPLAEAAHRAGYADQSHLHRDWRVLAGQTPRETAEDFPIVLSEVG from the coding sequence GTGCCGGCCGTCACCCGCGCCCTGCACCCGGCGCTGGCGCCGTACGTCGTCAGCTGCGTCGGGTTCGACTTCGTGCTGCCGCCCGAGACGGTGCACCACGGGCTGCCGTCGCCGACGCTGACCGTGGTGCTCTCCTTCGACGAGCCGCTGGACTGCGGCTGGCTCGGCGAGGAGGGTTCGGAGGACTACTGGTCGCTCGTCTCGGGGCTGCACGACACACCGGCCCTGATCCGCACCCACGGACGTCAGCACGGCCTGCAGCTGGCGCTCACCCCGCTGGGCGCGCGGGCCCTGCTGGGGCTGCCGGCCGGCGAGCTGGGGCGGACGATCGTCTCTCCGGAGGCGACCCGCGAGCTGCGGGAGGCACTCCCCGGCGACCTGCACGACCGGTTGTCGTTCGCCGGCTGGGCCGAGCGGTTCGACGTGGTCGAGGCCCACCTGCTCGCGCGGCTGCATCACGACGAGCGGCCGTCCGAGATGGTCGATCCCGTCGCCGAGGCCTGGCGGCTCCTGGTGGACTCGGGCGGCCGGCTCGCCGTCGACGAGGTCGCCGTGAGGGTCGGCTGGTCGCGGCGGCACCTGCAGGCCCGGTTCGCCGCCGAGTTCGGCATCGGGCCGAAGCGCCTGGGCCGGGTCGTGCGCTTCGACCGGGCGCACCGGCTGCAGGAGTCCGGCGTGCCGCTGGCCGAGGCCGCTCACCGGGCCGGGTACGCCGACCAGTCCCACCTCCACCGGGACTGGCGGGTCTTGGCCGGTCAGACGCCCCGGGAGACCGCCGAGGACTTCCCAATCGTCCTATCCGAGGTGGGGTAG
- a CDS encoding sucrase ferredoxin has product MSLPADFRCSAAARERADALAGTASTVRSFLLVENSGPWGRDALLDSRLPEGLGRELKAAAGRAGVRALLIRRGARSGTDEGIRVFAAHATPGHTWLATTHLASYHQLLRLDLASLGRGEWPQGWQATAGPLFATCTHGKHDACCAERGRPAALAVREAAGEAAWEVSHIGGDRFAGNMVVLPWGLYYGGLDEQNAAGVVAAHRRDRVDLALLRGRSSYPMPVQYADIALRRHLDATGIGAVTVRSAERDGSLTRTVLAHDGTDWAVDVRTEPRGHARLTCTAQRDNPLPVHEVVRLERTGLA; this is encoded by the coding sequence GTGAGCCTGCCCGCCGACTTCCGCTGCTCGGCCGCGGCCCGCGAGCGTGCGGACGCCCTGGCCGGGACCGCGTCCACGGTCCGCTCGTTCCTGCTGGTCGAGAACTCCGGGCCGTGGGGCCGCGACGCGCTGCTGGACTCGCGGCTGCCCGAGGGGCTGGGCCGCGAGCTGAAGGCGGCGGCGGGCCGGGCCGGCGTACGCGCGCTCCTCATCCGCCGCGGGGCCCGGTCCGGCACCGACGAGGGGATCCGGGTCTTCGCCGCGCACGCCACGCCGGGACACACCTGGCTGGCCACGACGCACCTCGCGTCCTACCACCAGCTGCTCCGGCTGGACCTGGCGTCGCTGGGCCGCGGGGAGTGGCCGCAGGGCTGGCAGGCCACCGCCGGCCCGCTCTTCGCCACCTGCACCCACGGCAAGCACGATGCCTGCTGCGCCGAGCGCGGCCGCCCCGCCGCCCTGGCCGTCCGGGAGGCCGCGGGCGAGGCCGCCTGGGAGGTCTCCCACATCGGCGGCGACCGGTTCGCCGGCAACATGGTGGTGTTGCCGTGGGGGCTCTACTACGGCGGCCTGGACGAGCAGAACGCTGCCGGGGTGGTCGCCGCGCATCGCCGCGACCGCGTCGACCTCGCGCTCCTGCGCGGCCGGTCGTCGTACCCCATGCCCGTGCAGTACGCCGACATCGCGCTGCGCCGGCACCTGGACGCGACCGGGATCGGCGCGGTGACGGTCCGCTCCGCCGAACGGGACGGCTCACTGACCCGCACCGTGCTGGCCCACGACGGCACCGACTGGGCCGTCGACGTCCGCACCGAGCCCCGCGGCCACGCGCGGCTCACCTGCACGGCCCAGCGCGACAACCCGCTGCCGGTGCACGAGGTCGTGCGACTGGAGCGGACCGGTCTAGCCTGA
- a CDS encoding cupin domain-containing protein: protein MHLHRTDPADLVGLLSLDDADRLLTSTAIRTPAVRIAKDGSVLPQSSYTRSGATIAGQALTGLLDTRKVLDLFADGATIVFQGLHRYWSPLTDLVAELELELGHPCQANAYLTPPGNQGFAVHSDSHDVFVFQTAGTKQWEVHHDGEAEDVLLEPGLSMYLPTGTPHAARAQDTVSLHVTIGINQLTWRGLVRRSVERLLAEVDDGHLPAGYVDDPTALRDGLATRLAAVAEEVRRLDPADAADREIERFLTTRPARLAGGVRDVLAVDEIADDTALHRRPGHPCVLVEDGERLKVLLGDRVLTVPGRLRPAMEEVRARPTLTPADLAAHLDEQSRLVLCRRLVREGLLTR from the coding sequence GTGCACCTGCACCGCACCGATCCTGCCGACCTGGTCGGGCTGCTCTCGCTCGACGACGCGGACCGGCTGCTGACGTCGACCGCGATCCGCACCCCCGCCGTACGCATCGCCAAGGACGGCTCGGTGCTGCCGCAGTCGTCCTACACCCGCTCCGGCGCGACCATCGCCGGCCAGGCGCTCACGGGCCTGCTCGACACCCGCAAGGTGCTCGACCTCTTCGCCGACGGCGCCACGATCGTCTTCCAGGGTCTGCACCGCTACTGGTCGCCGCTGACCGACCTGGTCGCCGAGCTGGAGCTGGAGCTGGGCCACCCGTGCCAGGCGAACGCCTACCTCACCCCGCCGGGCAACCAGGGCTTCGCCGTCCACTCCGACTCCCACGACGTCTTCGTCTTCCAGACCGCCGGCACCAAGCAGTGGGAGGTGCACCACGACGGTGAGGCCGAGGACGTGCTGCTGGAGCCGGGGCTGTCGATGTATCTGCCCACCGGCACCCCGCACGCCGCCCGCGCCCAGGACACCGTCAGCCTGCACGTCACCATCGGCATCAACCAGCTCACCTGGCGCGGCCTCGTGCGGCGCAGCGTCGAGCGGCTGCTGGCCGAGGTCGACGACGGGCACCTGCCCGCGGGGTACGTCGACGACCCGACCGCGCTGCGGGACGGGCTGGCCACCCGGCTGGCCGCCGTGGCTGAAGAGGTACGGCGCCTCGACCCGGCCGACGCCGCGGACCGCGAGATCGAGCGCTTCCTCACCACCCGGCCGGCCCGCCTCGCGGGCGGCGTGCGCGACGTGCTCGCGGTGGACGAGATCGCCGACGACACCGCCCTGCACCGCCGGCCCGGCCACCCCTGCGTCCTCGTCGAGGACGGCGAGCGCCTCAAGGTGCTGCTCGGCGACCGGGTGCTGACCGTCCCCGGCCGGCTCCGTCCCGCCATGGAGGAGGTCAGGGCGCGGCCCACGCTGACGCCCGCTGACCTCGCCGCGCACCTGGACGAGCAGAGCAGACTGGTGCTGTGCCGCCGACTGGTCCGCGAGGGGCTGCTCACCCGGTGA
- the menD gene encoding 2-succinyl-5-enolpyruvyl-6-hydroxy-3-cyclohexene-1-carboxylic-acid synthase, producing the protein MTDSTTLARDVLRALVEAGVREVVLAPGSRNAPLAFAAHDAAEAGALRLHTRLDERTAGFLALGLTKGGSRAAVVCTSGTAVANLHPAMLEAAHAGVALVAVTADRPMRLRGTSANQTTRQPGIFGPDVAGFDLAAEDTLPDDLDVADRPVHLNLQLDEPLMPDGAWTDPPGRAERRGSAWRRTDEPVTIPTGPRTLVVAGDDAGPPARVLAEQAGWPLLAEPSSGSRTGENAIRTYRLLLAGELGERVERAVVFGHPTLSRPVTRLLGRADVEVWARAPEPGVATRRPFEVARTFSTARADADDADWLAEWKAADADVSRRLDTLLAAEPGVTPHEVAGAVSAAVPPDGLLVVGASSPIRDLDLMVAKYAVGDRRKVIANRGLAGIDGTVSTAIGAALGRPSSRAFALMGDVTFLHDTTGLMLGPVEERPDLTIVVANDDGGSIFTMLEQGAVEYADRYDRLFGLPHGVDLAALCAATRTPHWRVESLPELQQALASPNGGIEVVEVRVRRHDRRALDERIRGLVATT; encoded by the coding sequence GTGACCGACTCCACCACCCTGGCCCGCGACGTCCTGCGCGCGCTGGTCGAGGCCGGCGTCCGCGAGGTCGTGCTGGCCCCGGGCTCGCGCAACGCGCCGCTGGCGTTCGCGGCCCACGACGCCGCCGAGGCGGGCGCGCTGCGTCTGCACACCCGGCTGGACGAGCGCACCGCCGGGTTCCTCGCGCTGGGGCTGACCAAGGGCGGGTCGCGGGCGGCGGTGGTGTGCACCTCGGGTACGGCGGTGGCGAACCTGCACCCGGCGATGCTGGAGGCCGCGCACGCGGGCGTCGCGCTGGTGGCCGTGACCGCCGACCGGCCGATGCGGCTGCGCGGGACGAGCGCCAACCAGACCACGCGGCAGCCCGGCATCTTCGGCCCGGACGTGGCCGGCTTCGACCTGGCGGCAGAGGACACGCTGCCGGACGACCTGGACGTGGCCGACCGGCCGGTGCACCTGAACCTGCAGCTCGACGAGCCGCTGATGCCCGACGGCGCCTGGACCGACCCGCCGGGTCGCGCCGAGCGCCGGGGGTCGGCCTGGCGGCGCACCGACGAGCCGGTGACGATCCCGACCGGCCCGCGCACCTTGGTGGTCGCCGGCGACGACGCCGGGCCGCCCGCCCGGGTGCTCGCCGAGCAGGCGGGCTGGCCGCTGCTGGCCGAGCCGTCGAGCGGGTCGCGGACGGGGGAGAACGCGATCCGGACCTACCGGCTGCTGCTGGCCGGCGAGCTCGGGGAGCGCGTGGAGCGCGCGGTCGTCTTCGGCCATCCGACGCTGTCCCGCCCGGTGACCCGGCTGCTGGGGCGGGCCGACGTCGAGGTGTGGGCGCGGGCCCCCGAGCCGGGGGTGGCGACCCGGCGCCCATTCGAGGTGGCGCGCACGTTCTCCACCGCTCGGGCCGACGCGGACGATGCCGACTGGCTGGCGGAGTGGAAGGCCGCGGACGCCGATGTGTCGCGCCGGCTGGACACACTGCTGGCCGCCGAGCCGGGAGTGACGCCGCACGAGGTGGCCGGTGCGGTGAGCGCCGCCGTACCCCCCGACGGGCTGCTGGTCGTCGGCGCGTCGAGCCCGATCCGCGACCTGGACCTGATGGTGGCGAAGTACGCCGTCGGCGACCGCCGCAAGGTGATCGCCAACCGCGGTCTGGCGGGCATCGACGGCACCGTGTCGACCGCGATCGGCGCGGCGCTGGGCCGGCCCTCGAGCCGGGCGTTCGCACTGATGGGCGACGTGACGTTCCTGCACGACACCACCGGGCTGATGCTCGGTCCGGTCGAGGAGCGGCCGGACCTGACGATCGTGGTGGCCAACGACGACGGCGGCTCGATCTTCACGATGCTGGAGCAGGGCGCGGTGGAGTACGCCGACCGCTACGACCGGCTGTTCGGCCTGCCGCACGGCGTCGACCTGGCGGCCTTGTGCGCCGCGACCCGGACCCCGCACTGGCGGGTGGAGTCGCTGCCCGAGCTGCAGCAGGCGCTCGCCTCGCCCAACGGCGGCATCGAGGTGGTCGAGGTGCGCGTACGCCGGCACGACCGGCGGGCGCTCGACGAGCGGATCCGCGGACTGGTCGCCACGACCTGA
- a CDS encoding o-succinylbenzoate synthase — MTEDTLTVLSIPMRTRFRGITEREVALLRGPGGWGEWSPFLEYDARVAAPWLRCAEEAAAGDWPEPVRDQVPVNATVPVIEPERAFTLVRESGCATAKVKVADPGTTLGQDADRLSAVRDALGPQGRIRVDANGLWGVDEAVAAIRELDRAAAGLEYVEQPCATVEELALVRRKVDVPVAADESIRRAEDPYRVRDLEAADVAVLKVQPLGGVRACLRIAEDIGLPVVVSSALETSVGIAAGVALAAALPELPYACGLATVALLTDDVALEPLLPVAGRLPVGRPEVDPAALERLAAPPERVEHWERRLAAVRQDQRS, encoded by the coding sequence ATGACTGAGGACACGCTGACGGTGCTGTCCATCCCGATGCGCACCCGGTTCCGCGGGATCACCGAGCGAGAGGTGGCGCTGCTGCGCGGGCCCGGGGGCTGGGGCGAGTGGTCGCCGTTCCTGGAGTACGACGCCCGGGTGGCCGCGCCGTGGCTGCGCTGCGCGGAGGAGGCCGCCGCGGGGGACTGGCCGGAACCGGTGCGCGACCAGGTCCCGGTCAACGCCACCGTCCCGGTCATCGAGCCCGAGCGCGCCTTCACCCTGGTCCGCGAGTCCGGCTGTGCGACGGCCAAGGTCAAGGTGGCCGACCCCGGCACCACCCTGGGCCAGGACGCCGACCGGCTCTCCGCCGTACGCGACGCGCTCGGCCCGCAGGGCCGGATCCGGGTCGACGCCAACGGCCTGTGGGGCGTCGACGAGGCGGTCGCCGCGATCCGCGAGCTGGACCGCGCGGCCGCGGGCCTGGAGTACGTCGAGCAGCCCTGCGCCACCGTCGAGGAGCTCGCGCTCGTGCGGCGCAAGGTGGACGTGCCGGTCGCGGCGGACGAGTCGATCCGAAGGGCGGAGGACCCCTACCGGGTGCGCGACCTGGAGGCGGCCGACGTCGCGGTGCTCAAGGTGCAGCCGCTGGGCGGGGTGCGCGCGTGCCTGCGGATCGCCGAGGACATCGGCCTCCCGGTCGTGGTCTCCAGCGCCCTGGAGACCAGCGTCGGGATCGCGGCCGGGGTCGCGCTGGCCGCGGCGCTGCCGGAGCTGCCCTACGCCTGCGGGCTGGCGACCGTCGCGCTGCTCACCGACGACGTGGCGCTCGAGCCGCTGCTGCCGGTGGCGGGTCGGCTCCCGGTCGGCCGTCCCGAGGTGGACCCGGCGGCGCTGGAGCGGCTGGCCGCCCCGCCCGAGCGGGTCGAGCACTGGGAGCGCCGCCTGGCCGCCGTACGGCAGGATCAGCGCTCGTGA
- a CDS encoding AMP-binding protein has protein sequence MDVLQPTGDARADVEALAGWLEAEDERRLLIETSGSTGRPKRVLLSRAAVLASVDASARRVGTGRWVLALPSSYVAGVQVVCRSLAAGREPVLADDHGSLADAVRAAGEDACVSLVPTQLHRAMADAATTEALAAAGVVLLGGGPIDPALRARAEEAGVPVVATYGASETAGGCVYDGYPLDGVGVIVGTDGRVRLGGPTIFDGYLDDPELTAETLVDGWYVTSDAGRLDEDGRLQVLGRLDDVVVSGGVKVPLPAVAARLREHPRVEAAECVGVADPEWGTRVVAVVVSTSADSAGVRVGVAAGELREWVAQRHPRSWAPREVRVLDALPLLANGKVDRRALEGLADD, from the coding sequence GTGGACGTGCTGCAGCCGACCGGCGATGCCCGCGCCGATGTCGAGGCGCTGGCCGGGTGGCTGGAGGCCGAGGACGAGAGGCGGCTGCTGATCGAGACCTCCGGGTCGACCGGCCGTCCCAAGAGGGTGCTGCTCTCCCGAGCGGCGGTGCTCGCCTCCGTCGACGCCTCGGCCCGTCGGGTCGGCACGGGGCGGTGGGTGCTGGCGCTGCCGAGCTCGTACGTCGCCGGGGTCCAGGTGGTCTGCCGCTCCCTGGCCGCGGGTCGCGAGCCCGTGCTCGCCGACGACCACGGCTCGCTGGCGGACGCCGTACGCGCGGCGGGTGAGGACGCCTGCGTCTCGCTCGTCCCGACCCAGCTGCACCGGGCGATGGCCGACGCCGCGACCACCGAGGCGCTCGCGGCGGCGGGAGTCGTGCTGCTCGGCGGCGGGCCGATCGACCCCGCGCTGCGGGCGCGCGCGGAGGAGGCCGGCGTGCCGGTGGTGGCGACGTACGGCGCCTCGGAGACCGCGGGCGGGTGCGTCTACGACGGCTACCCCCTGGACGGGGTGGGCGTGATCGTCGGGACCGACGGGCGGGTCCGGCTCGGCGGGCCGACGATCTTCGACGGCTACCTCGACGATCCCGAGCTGACCGCGGAGACGCTCGTGGACGGGTGGTACGTCACCTCCGATGCCGGGCGGCTCGATGAGGACGGACGACTGCAGGTGCTCGGACGGCTCGACGACGTGGTGGTCAGCGGCGGCGTGAAGGTGCCCCTCCCGGCGGTCGCCGCCCGGCTGCGTGAACACCCCCGCGTCGAGGCGGCCGAGTGCGTCGGGGTCGCCGACCCCGAGTGGGGGACCCGCGTCGTGGCGGTCGTGGTGTCGACGAGCGCCGACTCGGCGGGGGTGAGAGTGGGGGTTGCCGCGGGGGAGCTGCGGGAGTGGGTGGCGCAGCGGCACCCGCGCTCCTGGGCGCCGCGGGAGGTGCGGGTCCTGGACGCGCTGCCGCTGCTGGCCAACGGCAAGGTGGACCGCCGGGCGCTGGAGGGGTTGGCCGATGACTGA